DNA sequence from the Alteribacter lacisalsi genome:
ATGCCTGCGCTTTTCTTACCCTAATGCCGATAGGCGCTCCTTACTTGGAATTGCAACATAGTTTCTTGCTTCATACCGGTTCTTCGCATTTTAACATTTGGGCTTTTTGGCATATAATAAAGTTAGAAAAGCTCTGCACAGGCGCAAGGCGGAGCAGAAACTATGGAGGTAACGGGCAAATGAACTGGTATGACAAGCTCAATCAGTATTTTCCGGTCGAAGAAATGAAATCCAGGGAGCATATGGATCTGCTTCTTAAGGAAAAGAAAGACATTTACAAGAAAGATGAAAGCGAATACCATGTACTTATGTATGTGGAAGCGAAGGATTTCATCTTCATCGACTACTTGTTCGTCTCTAAAAAAGCCCGCGGAAAAGGGATCGGTAAGAAGCTCCTTGACAAGCTCAAGCAGCGTAACAAACCGATTATCCTGGAAGTGGAACCGGTGGATTACGAGGATACGGATACAGAAAAACGCCAGCGGTTTTATAAACGTGAAGGTTTTGAGCACGCAAAATCCATCGGCTACCGGAGACGTTCTCTTGATACAGGAGAAATTAACGAAATGGAAATTCTCTACTGGTCACCGACGAACGAATCTGAAGAAAGCATCTATAATAAAATGAGACAGACATATGAAACGATTCATACGTACAAAGATGAAGAACTGTACGGAGAATCCTATGAGGAAACGGATAAAGTGTTCTCTTTTGAAGAAAAGGATGAAAAAGCTCGGCCGGAGGCATAAGCCGCTCAAACGGCCGGAGAAAAAAAGGAGTGACTTTTCGATGAAGGGAAAAGAAAAACGTCGTAAAAACCGGAAGAAGCAGCTGTGGCAGGACCTGTTGAAACGGAAATGGAACGAAGTGAATCGGATCCCGCGCCGTGAACCTACGTCGCAGTCGAAAACAATCGCCTGATCATCCGGTTCGTAAAGGATTCTAAAAAAAAGTGAAAAAACTGTCCCTGCCGACCGGGGGCAGTTTTTCCATGTTACAATTACAATTATATAGTGAGAATACATACATATAAATGATAATGAAAAGGCTCTCATGGAGGGGCTGTTATCCGTGAAACAGTACTGTGCCCGTTTATGTGCAGAACTTCTCAATCTTTTCGTGAAAAAATAACCCGAAAAATGTTTAATATTATTGGATGCGTGGTAAATAAAATGTATATCTGCTCGAAAAAAGTTGTACAACGTGTATAACGACCGTACATGTTTTTGATAAAGACACTAGTCAAATTGGAATGATTATTGTATAATAAGAGTTGTAACTTTACTACATGAGAGAGCAGACAATGCACTTTTCTTATACATGCAGTCTATATGAATGGAAGGGAGAATCGGTTTACATGGTAACGCTGTTCACATCGCCAAGTTGCACTTCATGCCGAAAAGCTAAAGCATGGCTTCAGGAGCACGATATCGCATTTGTGGAACGTAACATCTTTTCCGAACCATTATCAGTGGATGAAGTGAAAGAGGTGGTCCGTATGACAGAAGACGGCACCGACGAAATTATCTCCACACGATCCAAAGTCTTCCAGGAGCTTGAAGTAGATATTAATGATATGCCTCTTCAGGACCTGTTTCAGCTGATCAGTGATCATCCCGGGCTTCTGCGTCGTCCGATTATTCTGGACGAAAAACGCATTCAGGTCGGGTACAACGAAGCTGAAATCCGCCGGTTCCTGCCGCGGAAAGTACGTACATTCCAGCTTCAGGAAGCTGCCAAAAAGCTCGTAAACGAATAAATGCAAAAGCCTTCTGTCCAATGCAGAAGGCTTTCTGTTTTTTTAAGGAGGCTGTTTTCGGATCCATTGTTGTTTTCTGCGCTGCAGGCCGACGCTTTCCGCGGGCAACGCCTCAGCCTCCTCGGGAGCTTTTCTACTTCTTCCTCTTCCAGTCCAGCTCCGAGGTACATGCGTCGAAGCAACTCGCAGCCTATTCGTGGTGAAGTTGCTCGTTGTTGCTTTTCCCGCAGTCGCGGCATTTCGCTACGAAATTAGTGCTAGTTAATAGCAGCAATTTTACGAAAAGAACTTTTCAGGGAGCGGCTGCTCATCTTTCCTGTCTGAGCCAATGTCATGCCCTGGACTGCTCACGTTCGGATAATGATAACTCTGCTGATCCGGTTACGAAGCCATCCTGCAGCCAGAACAACGGTAATCATTACACATGAAAATGCGAAAACGGACAAGCCGTGGTATAACAGCCAGAAATAGATAAAGGATTCGTGAGCAATCATTCCCGAAGCTGTGAACGTCAGGACAGCGGCACCCATATACAAGATGGAGGGGACTTTCTTCATTGCCCACAAAATCAACCGGCTTCCCCAAATGAGAATTGGCACACTGATCAGCAGTCCAATAAAGACCAGGATGATGTTTCCGTCAGCTGCTCCTGCAACAGCAAGGACGTTATCAAAACCCATGACCACATCCGCAACTACGATTGTCCTGATCGCACCAGCCATACTGGCTGCTCCGGTTATGGCGGCACCACCTTCGTCAGCAGTAAGCAGTCTGTACGCAATATAGAGTAATAAAACACCGCCGATTCCCATTAAATAAGGTATAGACAATAAATGAATGGCAATAACGGTTAACAAGCCTCTGGCAGCAATCGCGAACACAATTCCGATTGTAATGGCTTTATTTCTTAAATGAGGGGGAAGTTTGCGGCAGGCCATCGCCACAACGATCGCATTGTCACCGCCAAGAATCAGATCTATTCCAATAATGGTCAGCAAAGCGACAAAAAAATCTGAATTCAACGGTTGATTCCTCCCTCCATAAACGATAAAATCATCTAAAACCAGTTTATTAATGGATATGGAACGTCTGTTAAAAGTCATTTCATAATACTTTATACAACTTGTACCTTAATCAGAACCCAGAAGAGACAAGATGAATGTGAGCAGGACTATTTCATTTGAGCGGCAGTTCTTTTAGAATAGAGAATAAGCCCCATTTGATTGAAACAGCATCATTCAGGGTAAACATTGACAACAGCGAAGACAGATTGGCGTGCACCAACTCTCAATCGGAAGGGTGAGCAACATGGAGATCGAACGCGTAAATGATACAACGCTAAAATTTTTCATCACATATAAAGATATAGAAAAACGCGGTTTTGACAAGGACGAAATCTGGTATAACCGCGAGCGCGGTGAAGAGCTTTTCTTTGAAATGATGAATGAAGCAAACGACCAGGAAAACTTTGAAATTGATGGTCCACTCTGGGTTCAGGTTCATGCTCTTGAACGCGGTCTGGAAGTCATTGTTACCCGGGGGCAGGTAAATGATGGAAACGTCAAGCTTGAAATCCCTGTGGGGGATGAAAAAGATGATCAGAGTGTGGATGACAACATTGCTGATATGCTTGAAGGGCGGCTTCGCACCGACGACGACGGGGAAAAGGAACTCACCCTCAGCATTGTCATCGGCTTTAATGATTTTGAAGACGTGATCAGCCTCAGTAAGGCATTTAATGAAGAGGTGGAAACGAGCCTGTACCATTTTGAAGGCCGTTACTATATCTACGTGACACTGGACGAACGCTTTACTGATGAAATACAGGATAATCACCTGAGCCGCATGCTGGAGTACGGTTATGAGTCGGACATCACCATTCACCGTATTCGTGAATACGGAAAAGAAATTGTAGGGGAGAATGCCCTCGAAGTAATCAGCGGACAATTTGACTAGAAAAGGAGCCGATTCTGCGTCGGCTTTTTTTATTTTTGAGTAAAACGATATTCGTTAACCTTGATCTTTACAAGGGAACGAATGGTGTGCAGCACAGCGATTACAAGATCAAGCGGCAGGAAGTATACTGGAGAAAGAAGCGGTTGCTCAGCCATCTTCAGGAAAATGACTGTTCCTCTTTCCAGGATCTGTTTCCGCCCTTACTATCCAAGCTGTGTTTCAGTTATAATAGAGAGAGCACGTACCCTTGATGAGACAAAGAGAAGAGGGAAAGCGGATGTTAAAAAGACTTCAGGTTATTCTTTTTCTTGCAATTATCGTAGGAGCATTGTTTTTGACACAGGCATACTGGGAAGGCTGGCTTGTGGGATGGGCTTCAATTTTCTTTTCACTCACGGCGTTTTTTATCGGCGTTGTGATCTTCTTTGAAAATCGGAACCCGACAAGAACGCTTACGTGGCTGATTGTTCTTGGCGTATTTCCGGTACTCGGCTTTGTTTTTTATCTGATGTTCGGACAGAATTACCGGAAACGAAAATCGTTTACAAAAAAAGCGATTATGGATGAGCAGGCCTTTTATAAAATTGAGGGGAACCGACCTCTTGATGAAGAACAGCTCGGAATGATGGGGGGAAATCAGCAGAAGCTGTTCCGCCTGGCACACCGGCTTGCGAACAATCCTATTTCTTTTCAGACGGACACGAGAGTGCTGACGGATGGAAAAGAAACCTTTGCCCACATCAAGCGGGCGCTGAATGCTGCGGAAGATCATATTCATATGGAGTATTACATTGTGCGTGATGACGGTTTGGGCCGGGAGATTAAGGATATTCTCATGAAAAAAGCGAAAGAAGGGGTGGAAGTCCGCTTCTTATTTGACGCTGTCGGCTGCTGGAAGCTTCCGAAAGGATACATAAATGAACTTCGTGAAGCCGGAGTGGAAATGGTCTCTTTTTCACCCGTGAGGCTGCCGTTTTTTACGAACAAAATTAATTACCGGAATCACAGAAAAATCATTGTAGTGGACACGAACTATGCCTTTATCGGGGGCTTGAATATCGGAGACGAATATCTGGGTAAAAGCAGTTACTTCGGTCACTGGCGGGACACTCACCTGATGGTCAGGGGGGAGGCAGTCAGAAGCCTGCAGCTGATTTTTCTCAGAGACTGGTATTATGCCACTGGAGAGACCGCTCTTAAGCCAGGATATCTGAGTCCCTCATTGCCGGATACTGAACACACCGGTGGTGTCCAGATGATCGCCAGCGGTCCCGACAGTCGCTGGGAGGTTATTAAAAAGCTTTTCTTCACTATGATCACTTCTGCAAGAAAATCGATCTGGATTGCTAGCCCCTACTTCATACCGGATGAAGACATGCTGTCGGCTATTAAAATTGCAGCACTGGGCGGTATCGATGTAAGGATTCTCGTTCCGAGCAGACCGGATAAGCGGATTGTGTTTCACGCTTCACGGTCCTATTTTCCCGAGCTGCTTGATGCTGGCGTCAAAATTTACGAGTATCACCGGGGATTTATGCACAGTAAGATCATTATCGTTGATAACGAAATTGCGTCGATCGGGACAGCGAACATGGATATGCGCAGTTTTCATCTCAACTTTGAAGTGAATGCTTTCCTGTATAAGACAAGAAGCGTGGAAGCCCTTGCCAGTGATTTTATCTACGACATGGAGCACTCAAACGTCATTCGCAAGGACACATTTATCCGGCGTTCCTTTTTTTACAAAATCATCGAATCCACATCGCGTCTGCTCTCCCCGCTGTTGTAACTGAAAGTGCTGAGCAGAACGAGCCATAAGAGTAAGGCCCTCACCACGAAGGGCCTTTTTTGATTTGCAACATGGGGACGGTTCTTTCTTAACATTTCTTAAAAGCCGGTGCAGGTAATGCTAACAGGTGTACAAAAATGTAATATGAGAAACGTCCCTGCTTTATCATCTTGAAAACATCTTGAACATACGTTCCCCACTTTGTATAATGAATGTATCGCAATCGAAAGGACCGATGCCTATGCTGACAGCGATCCGATCAGATGGAGTTACGATTTCACTTATGGACCATTGGAGCCGCGAAGAGCTGACCGCACTTCGAAAAGAGAAACAGTTCCTGTGCCCCGACTGCACCGAACCTGTTGTTTTAAAACTCGGCAGAAAGAAAGCCTGGCACTTTGCTCATGATCATGGCCGCTTCTGTACCTCATCGATCAAAAATGAAACCGAAGCCCACATCCAGGGGAAATGGTTTCTCAGTGACTGGCTGAAAAAGCAGCACATTACTCCCCGCGTCGAGCATCCCCTCCCGCATCTCGGACAGCGTCCTGACATCCTCTATGAAAAAGATAATCATACTCATATCCTTGAACTTCAGCATTCTTCCATCCTCTATGACCACTTTCGTAAGCGAAACAGCAATTATGAAAAGGCAGGTTACAAAGTACGGTGGATCGGCATTACCAGTGATATTTCAAAAGAACGTTTCCAGCAGATTAAACACCTGACGGCGCTTGATGGTCTTCTCACCGCCTGTCCTGAGTACGGTGGGCCTCTTGACC
Encoded proteins:
- a CDS encoding GNAT family N-acetyltransferase; the protein is MNWYDKLNQYFPVEEMKSREHMDLLLKEKKDIYKKDESEYHVLMYVEAKDFIFIDYLFVSKKARGKGIGKKLLDKLKQRNKPIILEVEPVDYEDTDTEKRQRFYKREGFEHAKSIGYRRRSLDTGEINEMEILYWSPTNESEESIYNKMRQTYETIHTYKDEELYGESYEETDKVFSFEEKDEKARPEA
- the cls gene encoding cardiolipin synthase yields the protein MLKRLQVILFLAIIVGALFLTQAYWEGWLVGWASIFFSLTAFFIGVVIFFENRNPTRTLTWLIVLGVFPVLGFVFYLMFGQNYRKRKSFTKKAIMDEQAFYKIEGNRPLDEEQLGMMGGNQQKLFRLAHRLANNPISFQTDTRVLTDGKETFAHIKRALNAAEDHIHMEYYIVRDDGLGREIKDILMKKAKEGVEVRFLFDAVGCWKLPKGYINELREAGVEMVSFSPVRLPFFTNKINYRNHRKIIVVDTNYAFIGGLNIGDEYLGKSSYFGHWRDTHLMVRGEAVRSLQLIFLRDWYYATGETALKPGYLSPSLPDTEHTGGVQMIASGPDSRWEVIKKLFFTMITSARKSIWIASPYFIPDEDMLSAIKIAALGGIDVRILVPSRPDKRIVFHASRSYFPELLDAGVKIYEYHRGFMHSKIIIVDNEIASIGTANMDMRSFHLNFEVNAFLYKTRSVEALASDFIYDMEHSNVIRKDTFIRRSFFYKIIESTSRLLSPLL
- the mecA gene encoding adaptor protein MecA, with product MEIERVNDTTLKFFITYKDIEKRGFDKDEIWYNRERGEELFFEMMNEANDQENFEIDGPLWVQVHALERGLEVIVTRGQVNDGNVKLEIPVGDEKDDQSVDDNIADMLEGRLRTDDDGEKELTLSIVIGFNDFEDVISLSKAFNEEVETSLYHFEGRYYIYVTLDERFTDEIQDNHLSRMLEYGYESDITIHRIREYGKEIVGENALEVISGQFD
- a CDS encoding TerC family protein yields the protein MNSDFFVALLTIIGIDLILGGDNAIVVAMACRKLPPHLRNKAITIGIVFAIAARGLLTVIAIHLLSIPYLMGIGGVLLLYIAYRLLTADEGGAAITGAASMAGAIRTIVVADVVMGFDNVLAVAGAADGNIILVFIGLLISVPILIWGSRLILWAMKKVPSILYMGAAVLTFTASGMIAHESFIYFWLLYHGLSVFAFSCVMITVVLAAGWLRNRISRVIIIRT
- the spxA gene encoding transcriptional regulator SpxA, with product MVTLFTSPSCTSCRKAKAWLQEHDIAFVERNIFSEPLSVDEVKEVVRMTEDGTDEIISTRSKVFQELEVDINDMPLQDLFQLISDHPGLLRRPIILDEKRIQVGYNEAEIRRFLPRKVRTFQLQEAAKKLVNE